CTATTCCTGAACCATCCTTtgctattttttattttattttatttttccttcttgtctGTTGCTGATGTAGCCCATGGGCTACCAAGTCTTACCGTAATCCGATCTGGCCGCGCGAGAAGCGCCTGAACAAAAGATTCACACCGGTTACCACTGTGACGTAGCATGCATGGTGTTACGACTACGGAAGAAGCGCCAGGAAAGACGATACTTCCTTAGCGCTGAGTGATCCACTTTACAGGCGCCATGGCAATGGGCAATGCCAGCCTTCCCTCAACGACATGCCGTGCGGTCCATGGGGCTGGATTCAGTCACTGAAATATGATTGATCAACGTAAGTCAATGTGAACAATGTGTGAGTTTGGAGCGGGGCAGCCCTTGCACCTTGTTAACAGCACCCCGGTGAGATATTGCCATCTGATATGGGATGTTTTCCGGTCGCAGCAGCAAGGAGGCTAGTTCGACTGGTAGGTTTCAGGGGAAGATTCAAAGGCCGGATAGAGACGGCAGTTACGATCTCAATGAGACTGACATCTGGCTCTCCACCCAGCAGCCAAGTATTGCGGTACCTGCGTCCAACGCGCTAGATAATGATATTGTGTGATAGGCCGCGTCCGAAAGAATCTCTACTAGAGATGTAATAGGCCGATATACGATATCTAGCTAGACCGGATGTCTCCGCAAGACTCTCGTATGATTTTGTGAACGCGAGCTAGGGGTGCAAAACACCTCTCAGAAACCAATTCAACCGGTGTGGGGCTTTCGAGTGTTGTTGAAGCATTCAATGACATATACCGTGTGCGCCTCTTTTGAGCCCCGCCATCCTATTACGTATATAGCTTATAAACGCGAATCCTTGACTAATTCGATCTCTTGCTATCAGCCTGTCATGGCCAGCGTACTTCCCGATGGGCTCACTACCGGGTGCAATAATGGTTCCTTCGCTTACCCGCACTAACCCAAAGTCAAGAAAGGTTTgtcttcaagaagatggaggaagtCTTCTCATTTTTATAAGAATCCAAATAACTCCATTATCCATGCGTCATCCATACCGTCAAGGTTTAGATCGCCGGGGTTGTCCAATGTATCATGTACGGTCGGGTTAGCCATCTCGGTGGTAGGAAGATACGGCCGGGCCTCCATCAATGATGGTCCCCATCTTTCTTTGATAGCCAATATCATGCTGACGCCCTTTGAAAATATGGTCGCTTCCCCGTCTTGGCCAGGTTGGTCAGACGACCTTTTAAATTTGGTTTGCAGAAGGTCAAGATAATGGAATAGGTTTACGCAGTCTTGGACAGCTTTCCTATCCCAGGTTGGGTCATCCAGGGTAGAAAGCATGAAGAGGTCCACAAGAGCTCGGCAGaattggaagaagatggtgaaggatACCCCCATATAGTGTTCTGGGGGAACACACAGCCAGACATCCAACCAAGATTTCGCAGCGAGAAGACACGTATGAAGGCTTTTGAGGCTCTGGGGGTCTGGACTATTGGTCGGGATGGGTGCCTTGATAAAGACCTCATGAATTGCAAGTTCTGCGTTCGAGAAATACATGCAGATGACATCTAGACGGACGAGTTAACGACACCCATCTGGAAAGGGAGAGCGTCGGACATACGATTATTCTTCAGATATGCAGGTATCTGGCGCTTGACCAATTCGAGTTGAGATTGCAAGACGTCTGTAACAAGAGGTGATGAATGACAGTTCTCACCATCGCGGCGAAGATGATAAGATTTGTCGACCACCAACTGAATCCTGACGAGCCACACCAACAGCTCATCTCCAAAGCATTCTTTCGTGCTAGCCAGGATCTCGAGGTTTTCTTCCATGTGGGGAGTCCAACGCAAGGCGTCACTTTTAAATAACGACGACGCGATGCTAGGGCGACAGTTAATGGTCAGGTTAATATCATCAAATGTGCAAGTTGCGGTTTACCTTGAAGTGATCACAAAACACCCCAGCACGGCCCGTCGCTCCTCCAAAGTTCTCTTCATAGCGGGCTCAGTCTTCAGACCGGCGGCTCGATTGAATCCTTGCAGAACGGATTGGTCCTTTCGGGGAGCTTTGTTTATACCCAGCTCGCTGACAAGCCCGGTCAATAGGTGGCTGTAGAAGTTGAGAAATGGCTTCGCACAGTATACTTTTCTGGATGATCAAGTTAGATAATACTGGGCTACATTTCTTCAATGGTGACGATGGATTCTTCGCTCACTTACCATGACATGAATGTCATaaggccgagaagaaggtcCATGCTCGGGGTCGTTTCCACAACCAGCTTTTGGTAGATGGTATCGTGCACTTTGGTGAAGAGGGATTCTCTTTCGATCAGGTTTGGTGTCAGGACTGCGGTCAGGCAATACCAGAAGAACGGCTTCTCTTGCATAAGTTCTTGAGGGGTGACGTGAGGCGGTATGTGGATGCAGGGAAGATAGTTAAGATTTTCGTTACGGAACTGCTCGAGAAGTCGTGTTGATGTATTGGACGGGATGTGAACAAAGTTGCTTGCATCATTTAATGCAGGTAGCACAGAAACAGGAGTCCTTGTTCGAATATCGTATAGGCTAAGAGCGCTGGACGACTCCTGAGCGTGCCCTTCTAGTGAAGTCTCACCCTCCCGCGCTCTTTCCGAGTCAGAGGAAGACTGAAGAGGTATACCAGGGCTTTGCATGGCGGACAGAAGACTATCCAGTCGAGATTCAACCCTAGCAATCCTCGTACTTGAAGAACCCTTTCTGCTCCTTCGAAGCGATAACGAAGGTCGGCATTCCTTGCCCAGACGATCGCATCTGTGATCTGTCAGCACGATGTACTTCCAGTCATTCTGACCCTAAAGTCAGGGCACTATAAGTGCAGACCTATCACACCGATCCCCGGTTGCCAATAGTAAGCATTTGCATTTAGCACGAGCGCAATTGATGCATGCTTGACCGTATGGGGCGGGTATTGTCTTCCGGACTTTCCTCGCATCGGTGCGACGGGATTCGGGGTTAGGCATTGGGATCCAATGAGCTTGTCTTCGGCTATGTATCTTTAAAGAttaagaagaaggagaatcCACTGTGCACGATGGTATAATTCTTCTTGTCAAAGAAGACGAACGGATTTCAGGAGAGATTCGGACCGGGATTCACCAACTCCGACCGGCTGACTCAGCACCACCGGACCTTTGATTGGACACCAGCAAGGGTTTAGCATACATAACCCCAGAATATAAAACTATGTAGAGTATATATGGACCGCATCATGAAGGAGTAAGAAGTGGTGAGAAGAATGTAACTATTTCAATGGAAACTTCTGGCTCTCTATCTTAGATTTACATAATATTTGGAAGCTGGAGGCAAAACCTATTTCGCTGGCCCCAAAAATGGATTATGCAACTCAAGAGAATCATTCCTGGGCGATTGAATCAATTGACAAGAAAGTTATGATTCGAGGCACAGAAACCGATACCCCGCCAAGCTAAAAGCAGGCAAGAGCCCCCAGCACACAAAATGCATAATTGGGACCAGGAATGACTCGAAAGAGGTCACAAAGTAGATTCATTGCTTGCGAGACCGTAAGCCACGAGAGCCGTAATACAATTCCGCGATGTGCATAAGGACAAGATATAAAAGAATGACCGTGTGTGTACTCAGGCTGAAGAGTTAAGGACAGGCAGTTACTCCTGAGCGAGGCCCCAGAAGTGGAAAATACTTTAGCAGATACAGGTAAGTTCAGGAACAAGTCAACTTATTGAAAGGGTCCAAGAGGGGCGTCGGGTTATCATTAAAATCAAGCAGGAACGAGGCCGCCACATTCGTATCACCACAGGAGATCTCATTGGCTGAGTTCCAAAAGATCTTGTGGATCCATTCAGTTCTCTCCCCCCAAGCGAAGATATCTCGCATGAATTCGGTGGTGTGGTTCCAGGGAACGGGATTCGGACATGCTCCTGTATATTGGCCCGGTGCAATCTCGGTAATCCACAAAGGCTTGTCGTTCCACTTCTGGTGGAAAGCGTTGATTCGGGTTATGGCTTCGTCGACAGTTTTGTTATAGATATGGACGTTGTATGCTGAGAATGCGTCTTGGCAACTGCAGTTTCCAAAAAACTCGGGAAGCCAGGTGAGCTTTTCGAAGGCCGGCACGGGTGCAATAAACTTTGTATGGTTTCCGCGTCTGCGCAACAATGGCTTGATCAGGTTGGCGGCTTCTTCAGGCTGCAAGATGACTTTTCTCGGGTGAGAGCCATATAGGTTGTCGGGCTCGTTGAAAGTGAGCATGAAATCTGGCGGATTTGGGCCGTTTACCGCATCAATAGCGTCATCAACAGCTGTCTTGTTGTTACCTAGCATCGGGATTTGCTTTTCATCGAATCCAAAATTGAACGTGAGCCAATTGGAAGCGGAGTGGATCTTCTCCCATCGCTGTTTTGTATATCCACCATGGCCGATGTTGAAGACAACGTTCACAAGCCCATCTGAGCACTTCGCCGCTGCCCCTTGAATGGTCGATATTCCGAGGATCGCCATGGGCATCACGAGCGACATTGGAGAAGTCAAACGCATCTTGAATGGCGCTTTGTTCTTGGTGATCGATAGTCAATGAGTGATTTCAAGTTGTCAAGAAAGAGTTGCTCGATGGACAAGACATAATTTATAGATGAATCAATCAAAGCTCCGGCCACTTCAGGCCAGTGGAGTGAATCGCCACCCTGGACatattatctcttcttccagaGCCCGCTCTAGCTGAGATGAGTACGATTTTCCATCACCGAGCCGATGCAGGACAGCAGATTTCCCATCACCGAGCCGATTGCAGGACAGCATTTGCTTCACCCGGGGGGCCTAAGACCCACCCTAGCCAAAGCCACTGCAAGGCAGCGATGCTCAGAGCTATAAGCACTAGCCTGTCTCTATATTCATTAAGTGATAAATCAAGCTTACGGCGCGGGCATGAGGGGCGGCATGAATATTCGAGCCAGCCAATGATATGATATCGCAGAGCTGCCGATCAGGCGTTCATCGCCTGCAGTTCTTCTCCCTATCCCCTCGCGACTTTCTGTGCTTCTTTGTGGTTACTGCAAGCATTCTGCTATGACCAGGGACTCCCTGCGGGAGTGTATCTTTATCCTGGCTTGATAGAAGCACGTCCTTGGCCCCAAAGAAGCAAATGGAAGATCAAGCAAATCGAATTTTATCCTTACGGCCCCCATGTCTCTCAAGTAGTATGATCTGAACATGACGATCACCTGCAGAGTGCCTGATTGTATTACTTGGGCAGGCACAGCCATCCCGTTCAAGTCCGGGTCGGTTATAAAGCTTGGCATAGCGTAGTATTCAACATACTGACAGCGCCAGTCAGGCTCAGGCCAATGAAGGTTTTCCTCAGCCCGCTTGAGGACTAAAATAGTTTGTTCGTTTGATAAGCTTGCGGCCGCTAGCACCTCCTAAGTGGGCGGCGACAAAGGATCTGCGGTAAACATGAGGCTTAATTGGCTCGTTATCCTCCTTCGAGGAGGCTTAGGCCTACAGAGGATCGACGAAGAGTTCAATTGATCCCGGTTTTCCGTCCATTGATTTTGCTGAGAAACGGACATGGATTGGTCGCAATTGCTAGCGAGGGCACATAAGACAGTTCAGATCTGTTGTGGTCTCGATTGGGGGACCTGTATAATCTACATCATGATCCCTTACTACCTAATGATAGCTATGTTTAGCTATACATGAGTGGATCACTCGCGTGTGAATTACGTTATATCTACGCATAGGGCAGATATTTGAATAGGGATATTATCTTTTTGCTTACTTTGCCCGTGTAAAAACAGAGAATTAACTTTCCCTACTAGCATGGCGACAAGCTGAGCTACAAGTCAAGACCTTTGTACACCAACGACTCCATGTCGCTCCAGAGCCCCAGCACTTGAGCATCTGCAAATGGAAGTATCTGCGTACAGACCATGCCCGCAATCCCCTTGGGTCTGtcacaccaccaccaaagatTAGGAAGTCCCGCCCAATGGCCAGTCTGTGCTGAACGGCCAGTGCTCCCCCCAGTAAGCATACAAGTGAGCCCCCAGCCTGGAGGGGTTGCGGATGGATACAAATGAGCGATACGGTTCGTGAGATCCGCTTTGGCGGGTGGAATTTCCTGTGCCGCGAAGTTGGGGAACTGGGGAATCTGATTTTCGAACATGAGGTCTACCGTCGCCTTGCGTAGGATCTGCTTGTTGGTAGTGGGAGATATACCATCGTTCAAAAGGGTCGCCAGGATTTGACAATACTCTTGAGGCTTCGCAAAACAGCCTGCCCCGCCGCTGTTGAAGCAACAGGCTATATCCCGAGCATCCTCCACGATCAATGGTCGTCGAAGGAGGTGATCGCGTGGTGATAACTGTCCATCCGGCGCCCGTGAGTTCATATGAGCCAGTCTGGACTTCATGGACGCATTTGGAAACATGGAAATATTATGCAAATCCAGAGGCTCAAAGATATTCTGGTGGAAATAGTCATTCAAGGACAGACCGGTTACGCGCTCCACGAGAAGGCCGGCCCAATCAATATTGACCTAGACGCGCTTGTTAACTCTGCCTCGAATCTGGACGGCTTGTTACCTTACCCCATATTCCCACCTCTCTCCTGGCTGGTTCACCAGCGGTTGTAGCATATCATAGAAACTTCCCGAAAACTCATCGTACCCTACTGGCTTGCTATAGTCTCGTAACTTTTCGTTGAAAAAGGAGTACCCGAAGCCAGCTGTACAGTATTGTATGGTTAGCGTATGTCCCTGAGACAAATGCCCATTCCCAGTCTTGGAGTCGTACCGGTATGAGCGAGAAGCATTCGCAATGTAATCCCCTGTCTCTTATCGACCAAACTTCCATCGTCTTGCAATACCTGGACCCGCTTCAGCTCGGGGCAAATGGTTTCGACTTGAGCAGAATCGTCCAATGAGAGAAGGCCCTGTTCCACAAGCTGCATGCAAGCAATTCCCGTAATGAATTTGGTGCATGAGGCAATCCAGAAAATATTATCGAGTGTCATCGGCTCAGATGAACCATATCCCCGTTTGCCACTGGCATGGGCGAAATATTCCAGACCATCCTTGCCCACCATGACCACCACGGCCCCAGGGATACCCTTCTCTTGGTCCGCACAGGCTTCATCCAGCCGAGCCTGGAGAGAGCCGGTCACGTTGGGGGTCAGTTGACACATTTGCGTGGTTGGGTTGGAAATATGAAGTTCCTCGTATGAACAAACACTGGCAGGTGAATCCATCTGGGGAAGTGAGATTTACCTCAATATATCCTTCATGGCCTATTGCTCCGAATTAGTACTTTTTTATTGGATAGTCCGGTGGACTCCACACGTCCACGGTGCAGACAAAGACAGATTGAGTTAAATTGAGGGGATGCAATATGCAGCTTCGGATCCGCATGCAACACTCTGCGGGGCTGAGCAATCGTGAACACTAACAGCCACGCACTCAGTATTGATTTGACAAGTGGAGTAGGTAAagaattctataataatCGGGATTCTATGTGTGGCCGAATGGAAGACACCGAGGCTTTAACCGGTCCCGAGTCACAAGACAGCGATGCGGATCCGCATGCACGGACAATCACATCCGATGTCTCCATAGCACTAGTGCTGCAGTTTTGATGCAGCTTTTATTAGGGAGGCAATCTAGACCTTGCTTCATCAGGCTTTAGTCTATGGTACAGGTATACTCGTGCAGCAACGCCCAGGAGAGGGGGCAGGGCATTGCCTTCCAGAGTCGGACTGATGCATAGCTGGAACTACGCATATGCGGATCCGTCGGTTATATCTATTGACAAGGGTAATGATAGGTGTTTAACCCTGACTGCCAGCAATATTTAAGGACTCTGTTCTCTCCGACCAAGTGTATCGTATCTCAAAATATCGTCAAAGTGAAGAACAATATCTCACTAAGCTCATTTACGTTTCTATCTTCTTGTCAACCTCGAACATATCTACCTTGTACATCTCCATAAGTCATGCCCGTAAGAAGGGAACTCGCCGATAATGCCACGCGTGGCCCCACTGATGGAAATTACGCCGATGAACTCGACGTTGATGTCCTGATTGTGGGTGCCGGCTTCGGCGGTATCTATTCTCTGTACGAAATGCGAAAGCTCGGGCTCAAAGCTGTCATCTATGAAGCGGGAAATGATATTGGTGGCACCTGGAGATGGAACTGTTATCCCGGCGCGGGTGTGGACTCGGAGGTGCCCGAGTATCAGTTATCGATCCCGGAAACGTGGAAGGACTGGACATGGTCAACCAATTATCCCAACTATGAGGACCTGCGCAAGTACTTTGATCATGTGGACAAGGTCCTTGATATCAAAAAGGACTGTGCATTCAACAGCGTGGTCGTCGGCGCGCACTTCCATACAGTGGAAGGCCGCTGGCACATTCGGACTGCGGATGGAAGGACTGCACGCGCGAAATATTTCATCATCGCTGCCGGTTTTGCGGCGAAGCGCTACATCCCCGAGTGGCCGGGCATCGAGAAGTTCAAGGGAATTGTCCACCACTCGTCCTTTTGGCCGGATGAGAAAATCGACGTTCGTGGCAAGCGCTGCGCGATCATTGGCACTGGCGCCTCTGGTGTGCAAGTGACCCAGGCCTGGGGACCGGAGGCTGGGGAGCTCAAGGTTTTCCAGCGCACGCCAAACCTGGCAGTGCCCATGCGCAAGCGATCTCTCACGGtggaagaacaagagggCGCCAAGGCGTTCTATCCTGAACTTTTCAGGTATCGCGAGAAATGCTTTGCGGGGTTCCTGTACACCTGGTGTGAGCGTGGTGTATTTGAAGATAGTGAAGAGGAGCGAGAACAATTTTTGGAAAAGCTGTGGAGTGACGGTGGGTTTCGGTATTGGGTGGCGAATTATAAGGACTATCTATATGACGCCAAGGCGAATCGCGTCGTCTATGATttctggaggaagaaggtgcGTGAGCGCATTAATGACCCCAAGGACCAAGAGCTCCTGGCACCTTCGGAGCCACCACATCCTTGGGGAGTGAAGCGCCCTTGCTTGGAATATGACTACTATGAGCAGTTTAACCGGCCCAATGTGGATTTGGTTGATATCAAAGACAATAGCATTGTGGACTTCACGGAAAAGGGCATCAAGCTGCAAGATGGAACAGAATATGAATTCGACGTTGTGTGTATCGCCACTGGATTTGATATCACGACCGGGGGCATGACCAGCATGGGACTTCACAGCATCCATGGCGATAGCCTcaaagaggaatggaaatcTGGTGCCTTCACCTATCTTGGCATGACCGTCAGTGGTTACCCCAATATGTTCCATCTGTACGGGCCACATGGCCCAACGTTGCTGAGCAATGGCCCTACAACAGTTGAGATCCAAGGGCGGTGGATTGCAGATGCCATCAAGCAGATGGAGCGTCAAGGTATTAAGTATATCAATCCGACCGCAAAGGCTGCCAAAGAATGGAAGGCCAAGATCAATGAACTTTCGGACAAGACACTCTTCCCTACCACGAAGTCCACCTACATGGGTGGTAGCATGCCCGGAAAGGTCTTTGAGCAGGTCAACTATGCCGGAGGGGAGTACCCGTATTCCAAGGAGATCCGAGCAGTCCTTCCCAATTTTAATGGATTTGATATCGTCAAACGCTGAAGTGGGTGGACGTTTGGAGGCAATGCTTGGTGTTCCACTGTCCCATGACCTCTAATAACCTTTGGTAGTTTGCAATCCATGACTGATCAGGTTTTCTGGAGCCTTCATTGTAGCATCCCGGCCACAAAGAACAAGTCGTAACCAGTGGGATTTGACAGGCTGAAAGTGACCTCAAGCGTAGGCATATCACgaactattaatttaaaagtaACCCCGAGCCGATCTATACCCCGCAAACCCCCGCATTTCCCCAGCTTAGTCCGTACTTTATTATCTCTCGGATCCATGTTCACCTGAACTATTCTCCCAGAAACGGCCTACCTTGCTGTCGACTATAACATATTGCTGCAAATTATGTCTTATCGTCGCCGTCAGCATCGTAGTTGTGATCAATGTCGTAAAGGCAAGAGAGCATGCGATGCCCTCCTGGCTGACGAGCTTGAACGGAGTTCCAACACTGCTGCTCGACAAGCGTACAATCACTCGTGCTCCAATTGCAgaaaatacaaaagaaaatgcaCGTTCGACTGGCTCTTGAGTCACAAGGAATCCCGGCATGCTCATAGCAAGAGAGCCAGAAATATCGCTATCGCCCTCTCGCGGCAGGTGAACGATTGTTCCGCTCATTCCTCTCAACAAACCTCCACTAGGCGCAATCCTACAGAGCTCCCTCTGCAAAACATCGAGGATTGCGAATGGCCAACGTCTGTTAGGGACCCGCTTTTGCCGTTGCCACAAGACGAGGAACTAGATGCGGACTGGTTAACTTGGGGATGCCTCAACGACGCAGTGTCCATCTCTCCTCTAAGCGCCGACATGACTCTCAATGGGGATAGGCACGTCAATCCTAACCAGACACCACAAATGAGTACTCAATGGAACTCTGTCGGGGCCGGCCAGGCATGGCAAAGTATCGGTCAAACTTCACTGCTCGACACGATGAACAGTTCTATAACTTCGTCGCAATTCAAGGATACACCCGACTATCGATCATTTGAGACATGGGATATCAGTTCTGAGCTCCCGCTTCACGGTCTTCCACCTACCGAAGGACGTGGTGTGTCGATGCCAACAAACACTACACTGTGTGTGGGCTCAAACCAATTAGCACACAATTATGCGCACTCCATGATGACGCGCAACCTAATTCACATTTATAACGACAGTATGGAAAATGCATTGAGCTGTTGGCTGACCGAGCGTAATTGTCCCTACAGTGCCCGGGGGTACGTTGACAAAACAGGGCCGAAGACAGGTCCTTATACCACGAATAGGATCTACAGACGAATTTGCCTCTTGGATAGGGCATGCTCATCCATCCCGGGTCGACGTCTCACGAGTGTGGAGGGTAGAACAGCAACACAGACACTTCATGCTGTCATTATGGCATTCGCTTCTCAGTGGCTGGAGAGGCCTTCAGCAGACAAAGATATCCCAataccatcttcttcagctcacCACGAAAGTGGCATGCGTGAGGGTCTCTGGAATGAAGCGCGTCATGCGCTGGAGAATTCGAGAGCAATTCCATCGTTCCGCGTAGCCTTTGCCAATGTATTGTTTTCGCTGGCGCAACGACCCCTACAcgttgaagaaggaatgaagCTCGACGAGCTCTTAGATCACGATCCTGCCCCAATGTATCTCGAAACGGCGCTTAGGCAACTGTTTACTTTTCgttctagattaattaagCTTTGGCGGCAAGGTCCCACCCGAGCGCTCGAGCAATGCTGCAAGGAGAGCAAAGGGGATAAAAGCACCCATCAGTTGAGCCAGATCGATCTGATGCTGAAGGACTCTGAAGCCCATCATACTTTCGATCTTCTATTCTGGCTGGGCATCATGTTTGATACGTTGACAGCTGTCATATATCAACGTCCCCCGGTCATTTCCGATGAGGACAGTCAGATCATACGCCCCCGGTCACGCTTCTCGTTTCCGGACGCCGTTGATCTGGATGGATGGGATATTAGCTCCTATTCCGTTAGCAGACGTGAAGAAAGTGTATGGGgcgatctttttcttcgcaaACGTAACATGCTCCACAATCTCAACCAGGCCCGCTGGCCTTGTTCTTACGAGGAGGCAGCAGAAGTCTTATCCGATGCCGCGCCAGTCAAGGTTCTCCTATTCCGTCGCATAAATCATATCAATACCCTGGTATGCCGGGGAGGTGAGGCAGGGGCCATTGAAGAAGCGATCCACAGCGCTCTCTTGGTCTACGAGTATTGGAACTCCACGTACAAGCAGTTTATGCTGGACTGTCTCTCTCACCATACAGAGCTCCCGGCTCGCATACAATCATGGTATCTAGTGCTGGCTGGACATTGGCATCTTGCGGCGATGTTGCTCGCAGATACTGTTGAGGACATAGATCAAGCGCGACTTGGTCAAAACTCCCAAGCCGAACATCGGTATACCACAGGCCTCATCTCCGTCTTGCGTCACGAAAATGCTTTCGCTGTTGGAGGGCTCGCCCAATACTCTTACGACCTGCAGGGCTCGTCGCACCCTAAACTCCGCAATTTTCACGATTCAGTCAATCAAGCGGCATCCTTGACTGAGCCATGGACTGCTGTCCTTATCCACTCTTTTAGAAAAGCAGGTACTATCCTAATTAGAGAGATTAACAAATTACAATGTGGTTACCAAATGCAGCAGGAATCTTTCATGCTGGCGTATCAGCGTTGTGAACACTGTGTAAAGGCACTCCAGTGCCTGGGAAGAAAGTCAGATATGGCTCTGGCCGCAGCTCAGAGTCTATCAGACAGTCTCAACATGACACTGTTGCGACCCAGTCCTATTGATTCCTATCATATGTGCGCCCTTTGACATTATTTCATTCTCCCGGTCGTTTTGAAGCCAGTTCACTTTAAATTGTCCAATAATAGGAAACGGCATAAGTGCTGATGAGAGGAGCAAAGCTCCCCGACTTTGCCAGATTTGACATCGTTAGATGTT
The sequence above is a segment of the Aspergillus flavus chromosome 4, complete sequence genome. Coding sequences within it:
- a CDS encoding uncharacterized protein (uncharacterized protein family), with the translated sequence MRLTSPMSLVMPMAILGISTIQGAAAKCSDGLVNVVFNIGHGGYTKQRWEKIHSASNWLTFNFGFDEKQIPMLGNNKTAVDDAIDAVNGPNPPDFMLTFNEPDNLYGSHPRKVILQPEEAANLIKPLLRRRGNHTKFIAPVPAFEKLTWLPEFFGNCSCQDAFSAYNVHIYNKTVDEAITRINAFHQKWNDKPLWITEIAPGQYTGACPNPVPWNHTTEFMRDIFAWGERTEWIHKIFWNSANEISCGDTNVAASFLLDFNDNPTPLLDPFNKLTCS
- a CDS encoding beta-lactamase class C and other penicillin binding protein; the encoded protein is MDSPASVCSYEELHISNPTTQMCQLTPNVTGSLQARLDEACADQEKGIPGAVVVMVGKDGLEYFAHASGKRGYGSSEPMTLDNIFWIASCTKFITGIACMQLVEQGLLSLDDSAQVETICPELKRVQVLQDDGSLVDKRQGITLRMLLAHTAGFGYSFFNEKLRDYSKPVGYDEFSGSFYDMLQPLVNQPGERWEYGVNIDWAGLLVERVTGLSLNDYFHQNIFEPLDLHNISMFPNASMKSRLAHMNSRAPDGQLSPRDHLLRRPLIVEDARDIACCFNSGGAGCFAKPQEYCQILATLLNDGISPTTNKQILRKATVDLMFENQIPQFPNFAAQEIPPAKADLTNRIAHLYPSATPPGWGLTCMLTGGSTGRSAQTGHWAGLPNLWWWCDRPKGIAGMVCTQILPFADAQVLGLWSDMESLVYKGLDL
- a CDS encoding putative steroid monooxygenase; its protein translation is MPVRRELADNATRGPTDGNYADELDVDVLIVGAGFGGIYSLYEMRKLGLKAVIYEAGNDIGGTWRWNCYPGAGVDSEVPEYQLSIPETWKDWTWSTNYPNYEDLRKYFDHVDKVLDIKKDCAFNSVVVGAHFHTVEGRWHIRTADGRTARAKYFIIAAGFAAKRYIPEWPGIEKFKGIVHHSSFWPDEKIDVRGKRCAIIGTGASGVQVTQAWGPEAGELKVFQRTPNLAVPMRKRSLTVEEQEGAKAFYPELFRYREKCFAGFLYTWCERGVFEDSEEEREQFLEKLWSDGGFRYWVANYKDYLYDAKANRVVYDFWRKKVRERINDPKDQELLAPSEPPHPWGVKRPCLEYDYYEQFNRPNVDLVDIKDNSIVDFTEKGIKLQDGTEYEFDVVCIATGFDITTGGMTSMGLHSIHGDSLKEEWKSGAFTYLGMTVSGYPNMFHLYGPHGPTLLSNGPTTVEIQGRWIADAIKQMERQGIKYINPTAKAAKEWKAKINELSDKTLFPTTKSTYMGGSMPGKVFEQVNYAGGEYPYSKEIRAVLPNFNGFDIVKR